DNA from Kineosporiaceae bacterium:
GCCGGCCCGTTTGGTCGCGGTCAGGTCGCGGGCCAGGACGTCGTTGCCGGTGTCGCAGCCGTTGCCGTCGGGGTCACCCCATCCGGTGCCGAAGGCCGACCGGAGGTAGGGCGTGGTCGCCTGGTCGGTGCGGGTGATCAGCGCGCTCAGGGCAGCGGTGGCGTCCTGGGGGATCACTCCGGCCCCCGCGCCGGGGCTGGAGGAAGCTCCCCCGCTGGACGGCGTGGCGCTCGCTGTCGCCCCACCGGAGGGCGTCGGCGCCGAGCGGACAGCCGCCGTGGCGGCGGGCCGCGAGATGGGTTCGCTGGCCTCGGGGCGGGTGCTCATCCACAGGGCCACCGCGCTGGTGCCCAGCACCGCTGCTGCCGCCGCAGCCGCCAGCACCTTGCGGCGCATCCCGGTGTCGCTCAGCGGGTCCTCGGCCTCGTCCGAGGGGTCCGGGACCTCACTCAGCGGCCAACCGTCGGGCGCAGGCAGCAGGGATCCCGGGGGCGGAGCCTGTGGCGGGACCGAGGCCAGCAGCGGCCCGGCGGGGGAGTCCGTGCCGGGGCGCGTGATGGGCAGCGAGCCGGTGTCGGACGGCGCCGCGAGCGGTGGCGCGGGCGGTGCCGAGACAGGTGGCGACGAGGGGATCGCCCACGACGGATTCGCCGCCGCGGCCGGCGGGATGGCCTGGGCCATCGCCGGCTCGGTGGGGATCGCGGCGGTGGGGATCGCACCGGTGGTGACCGAGTGTGGTCCGGCCTGCTGCGGGATCAGCGCCTCAGCCTGGGGGCTCGGCGCCGGGCGGGGGCCGTCGTCGACCAGCCAGAACTCCCAGTCCACCGGTGGCGCGGGCCAGCTCGGGTCGGGGATCCAGTTGGGGGTGGGCCGCCAGCCCTCGGGCGGCGCCGGCCAGCCGGGCGGCGGGTTGAATCGGGAGCCCATCCAGTTCCTCTGTGCGTGACGGCAAGCCTCTGCCGCCATCCTCCCCCGCCTCACCTGCCGACCCAAGCTCGGGCGGGTCGGCCGAACGGCCGAAATCCTCCCTGCACCTGGC
Protein-coding regions in this window:
- a CDS encoding HNH endonuclease, with product MGSRFNPPPGWPAPPEGWRPTPNWIPDPSWPAPPVDWEFWLVDDGPRPAPSPQAEALIPQQAGPHSVTTGAIPTAAIPTEPAMAQAIPPAAAANPSWAIPSSPPVSAPPAPPLAAPSDTGSLPITRPGTDSPAGPLLASVPPQAPPPGSLLPAPDGWPLSEVPDPSDEAEDPLSDTGMRRKVLAAAAAAAVLGTSAVALWMSTRPEASEPISRPAATAAVRSAPTPSGGATASATPSSGGASSSPGAGAGVIPQDATAALSALITRTDQATTPYLRSAFGTGWGDPDGNGCDTGNDVLARDLTATKRAGNQCVVTAGRLLDPYVGRTVTARSVSGTIALDFVVPLADAWTSGAHAWTDQQRRDFLDDARNVQAVQASTTAKKRNRDASGYIPSSVRYRCTYIARQIGLKYHYRLTVSDAERAVMTQVLATCPNQSLPTDLRPSAAIAQGGTGASTEPETLSPQIDPDPDAGLDGDPAAPEVGTSPTPGMARAPLGRPVETSPAAAR